The genomic stretch GCTTTAAGTTGCCTCGCTCTTTTTTCTATATTTCAACACAAGATACAATGTGTGTGCCTTTTcccttgttgttttttatgtaataCAGCAAATGAAGTGCTTGAAGTACACTTAAGGCACATTCTAAAACACCATAAtcacacagcggccattttcctcgGACAGTTTGCTCTGGGTGGGAAGCCTAAATATCATAATACTGTGTTCCTGTATTTAATCAAACAGTAATAGCTATGAAGGGGTcaaatgctaacgttagctaatgagTTGtcgcagaaacacaaacatctaaAAAATCATTATGATTTCTGACTGAGCAGCTGAAAAGATAATGGATAGTGACAGTTTGGAGGGACGTctatatttcaaggtaaaacaacatgtttgattacctgttagctaacattagcattcaaccaaTAGCTAGCGCTGACTCTTACACCCACCAGTGTGTCTTACTTCCAGGCTTAAATAACTGAGTCCAAGATGTACGTCGATATTTTAGAATGAATTCAAGCCTTTCCTGTCATATATTGTAACACTTTCAAACAGTAAAGTTAGCAAGGAAGTGGgtgaatgctaacatcagctgttgTCTAACAGAAGCTAGTGGTTATCAAATATGTAGTTTttccttgaaatatggccaaatgtccctccagatttttgCTGTCCATAATCTTCTTGGTTGCTGATCAATTGGGAAGTGGTGAAATGACAACATTTGGTCAGATTACTTACATTTGTACAATTTGCAACCCTAGCATGACATCATCTCAGCACTGAGGCTGAGTGGGAGGTCAGCGTAAAATAGCTGCCATGCAAATGTGGTCGATTGGCAGTGAGAACAGGATCTTTGCGAATATGTAAAGAAAAATATCAGAAGGTGAAAATTTGAAAGAAGATGTAAATATTCAAGAATGTTTTCATGATGATAcctctttgttttgttaagaGCATTCAACTAGAGCTAACTTTCGAAGATGACGAGGTGATGCGTGTACACTGTGTGCAATCTTTGGGCTTCATCATCCTCTTATGTTCTTCATCTTTAGGCATTTTACACAATTTCAGATGCTTTTCTTTCAtctctcttttcatctctcctctcttcaggCCTGAGCAACATCATCGGCATCATCGTCTACATCTCTAGCAACGCCGGAGATCCCAGTGACAAGAAGGACGAGGATAAGAAGAACCACTACAACTACGGCTGGTCCTTTTACTTTGGCGCACTCTCCTTCATCGTGGCTGAATCGGTGGGGGTTCTGGCGGTCAACATATAcatagagaaaaacaaagagacacgCTTCAGAGCTAGTCACGACTTCATCAAAACCACCTCGTCCTCTTCGCCGTACTCTCGCATCCCAAGCTACCGCTACCGACGAAGGCGCTCACGCTCTAGCTCGAGGTCGACTGACCCGTCCCGCGAGCCCTCCCCAGTGGGGATGAAGATCGGTGGTGGAAGTAgaggcggtggaggaggaggagggttaggGATGGGTTTGCCGATGGGAGATATATCCCTGTACGCCCTCAGTAGGGACCCTCTGAAGGGTGGAAGTGGGACTATAGGGCCCTACAGCCCAGACAGGGACACTGGATTTTTACAAGTCCACAACTGTTTtcagaaagaaatgaaagatgGAGTTAACAGGAGGACGACACCAGTATGAGGTCAGGAGTTTATTGCTGTGCGAAACGATAAACCTGATGAAGCACATTAGATGTATTAGAGCTGATGAGAAAGGACAAATCCTCCCCAAGGCTGTTCAGACAGCAGCGGTGTTGAAAGGTCAGAGCTCAGAATTGTTTTCCTTGTGTCCCTCTGTGACAGAAAaagtgccagtgtgtgtttcagttggaggaagaagaagtatGCTATCAATACACCTTTTTGTGATATGACTCAgtattttcttttgaaaatggTTACAGACATTTTGTTTCAATATTTGAAGAATTGTAATTCTAAAATGTGACCCCCAGTGTTTGTCGGTGACTTCTACACCTGCACCTAAAAATGCTGTCCCTAAGTCACTGAAGACTTTGCCTGATATAAAAGATTAAGATTCAAGATTTACTCTTGACGCTCAGCATGAAGATGATTTCTGAATAATGACCTTTCAGGTAGGGGAGAATGGGGTTGGATGTAATTTGCTGTTTTAACTATTTTGCTTCTGAAATTTTGACAATATGGGTCAGAGGTCATCTGCTAAATCACTTCAAGAGTAAAGGGCCTACCACACTGAGAACTACTCCACAGCAAAACTAAATTTACATCAGCAGTGGGGAACGATATCATAGGGATCACTTTAAGAGAAATTTGATGAACAATAGAAACACTGACAGTCAGTAAGGTAAACAGGCCGATCAGGTAGCCTGATTTTGGGGACATTATTCCACAAAAGACTGGTGCAGGAGGAGTgtttataattaataataaagagataataataatttaggATACACTTTTTAGATGGTGGTAGAGGGAGCAGTTAGCTAAGAGCTACTTTACACTCTAATAACTCAGTCTCGGTTAGTTAGACAACTTCTTAAACGTGTACATAGTGTGATATTAGGTCGCAAATTatcaattaaaatattttacttgAGACATACTGCCAAACAGTCGTGTTGATGGGACCTCTGAACCGCATTTTGTCTTTCACTGTAAATTTGAAACTTACATTTTTTACTCTACTTTGAAAAAGTCACAAAGGTGATAACCTCAGACTTACCAAGTTATTACATTTAACTTGTACGAGCTAAATAGTTTTAACAACTCAAAATTATTAGTCTACTTTACCTGGTCTTCTGTGCTGTTACACAATATGGGTTTGAAATTAAACTGGTATCATCATTAAAGTATGAAGCGAGAGCTGGAGATTAATATTTTAACTGGActataaaatgtcattgttAGCTTAGTTGCCCGCTACATAATCCCACTCCTGCAAACATTCACTTTGGGGTTGGCTGTGTGTGATGCACCAGACATATTTGAAAATCAGTGTCTTTTGAACAGAATAAGCTTGAGGAAGGTGAAGTCACTTCAGACTTTTCTGACTGTTTAGGCTTCTGTCGCCCATTGTAAG from Sparus aurata chromosome 1, fSpaAur1.1, whole genome shotgun sequence encodes the following:
- the LOC115592910 gene encoding voltage-dependent calcium channel gamma-4 subunit produces the protein MAWCDRRVQTLLAIVGAFAAFSLMTIAIGTDYWLYSRAYICNTTNVSTEETQIQTKKVRGDLTHSGLWRICCIEGINKGSCFRINHFPEDNDYDTDSSEYILRIVRASSLFPILSTILLMLGGLCVGIGRIYRNKNNILLSAGILFVAAGLSNIIGIIVYISSNAGDPSDKKDEDKKNHYNYGWSFYFGALSFIVAESVGVLAVNIYIEKNKETRFRASHDFIKTTSSSSPYSRIPSYRYRRRRSRSSSRSTDPSREPSPVGMKIGGGSRGGGGGGGLGMGLPMGDISLYALSRDPLKGGSGTIGPYSPDRDTGFLQVHNCFQKEMKDGVNRRTTPV